One Trueperaceae bacterium genomic window carries:
- a CDS encoding tetratricopeptide repeat protein, translated as MPNRTFAVLLTTLLSLIAGAAFAQDADATPQDVDALVRDGAFYLNRGDCALAQYFYEEALAVEPDDVEALVGRGRALRCQGDLPSAVEALRAATDAATDAAAGDATPWVQLALTYREQYLEDSAGYASRLGDALDAVARAEAVAPDDARVYNTKGIVLYEAGTLEEARTAFETAADVAAGDEALSNREVSTIRVNQGRVYRDLGDLELAAATFRRGVVDDPTNVAARNLLGNVLYRLDDCAGARYELSQAVTLAPTSLSAVSQLGIALFECGDPAASVPVLERALELEGAVFTPPLYTYLARAYLEQGRADDAVRRAQQGALLPPERADAHVVLGDAYLARGGDGDAAAAREAYQRALEIDPNDAAARDALDALD; from the coding sequence GTGCCCAACCGAACGTTCGCCGTACTCCTGACGACGCTGCTGAGCCTGATCGCCGGCGCGGCGTTCGCGCAGGACGCCGACGCCACCCCGCAGGACGTCGACGCGCTCGTGCGCGACGGCGCCTTCTACCTCAACCGCGGCGACTGCGCGCTGGCGCAGTACTTCTACGAAGAGGCGCTCGCCGTCGAGCCCGACGACGTCGAGGCGCTCGTCGGTCGCGGCCGCGCCCTGCGCTGCCAGGGCGACCTGCCCAGCGCCGTCGAGGCGCTGCGCGCCGCGACCGACGCGGCGACCGACGCCGCAGCCGGCGACGCCACCCCGTGGGTGCAGCTGGCGCTCACCTACCGCGAGCAGTACCTCGAGGACTCCGCGGGGTACGCCTCCCGGCTCGGGGACGCGCTCGACGCCGTCGCCCGCGCCGAAGCGGTCGCGCCGGACGACGCGCGCGTCTACAACACGAAGGGGATCGTGCTGTACGAGGCCGGCACCCTCGAGGAGGCCCGCACCGCCTTCGAGACCGCCGCCGACGTCGCGGCCGGGGACGAGGCGCTGTCGAACCGCGAGGTGTCCACCATCCGCGTCAACCAGGGCCGCGTCTACCGCGACCTGGGCGACCTCGAACTCGCCGCCGCCACCTTCCGGCGCGGCGTGGTGGACGACCCGACGAACGTCGCGGCCCGCAACCTGCTCGGCAACGTTCTATACCGCCTCGACGACTGCGCCGGCGCCCGCTACGAGCTCTCGCAGGCCGTCACCCTCGCGCCGACCTCCCTGTCGGCGGTGTCGCAGCTCGGCATCGCGCTGTTCGAGTGCGGCGACCCCGCCGCCTCCGTCCCGGTCCTCGAGCGCGCCCTCGAGCTCGAGGGGGCGGTCTTCACGCCGCCGCTCTACACGTACCTGGCGCGCGCCTACCTCGAGCAGGGCCGCGCCGACGACGCCGTCCGCCGCGCCCAACAGGGGGCCCTGCTGCCCCCCGAACGCGCCGACGCGCACGTCGTGCTCGGCGACGCCTACCTCGCCCGCGGCGGGGACGGCGACGCCGCCGCGGCGCGCGAGGCGTACCAGCGGGCGCTGGAGATCGACCCGAACGACGCCGCCGCCCGCGACGCGCTCGACGCGCTCGACTGA
- the frr gene encoding ribosome recycling factor, protein MNDLIKDTRARMDKTYDAFEASVATVRTGRANPAVLNRVQVEYYGTRMPLDQVANVSSPDPRTLVVSPFDKSVIDEIERAIREAGLGFNPSNQGDAVYVSVPPLNDERRRELVKTVKHMAEEAKVALRNIRRDANHELGEMQKRNELTEDDVRDGEADVQKITDEVTTKIDERVKSKEADILEV, encoded by the coding sequence ATGAACGACCTGATCAAGGACACCCGCGCCCGCATGGACAAGACGTACGACGCCTTCGAGGCCAGCGTCGCGACGGTACGGACCGGCCGCGCCAACCCGGCGGTGCTGAACCGCGTGCAGGTCGAGTACTACGGTACCCGCATGCCGCTCGACCAGGTCGCCAACGTCAGCAGCCCCGACCCGCGCACGCTGGTCGTGTCGCCGTTCGACAAGAGCGTCATCGACGAGATCGAGCGCGCCATTCGCGAGGCCGGCCTCGGCTTCAACCCCAGCAACCAGGGGGACGCCGTGTACGTCAGCGTGCCCCCCCTCAACGACGAACGCCGCCGCGAACTCGTGAAGACCGTCAAGCACATGGCGGAGGAGGCGAAGGTCGCGCTGCGCAACATCCGCCGCGACGCGAACCACGAACTCGGGGAGATGCAGAAGCGCAACGAACTCACCGAGGACGACGTGCGGGACGGCGAAGCGGACGTCCAGAAGATCACCGACGAGGTCACGACCAAGATCGACGAGCGCGTCAAGAGCAAAGAAGCGGACATCCTGGAGGTGTGA
- a CDS encoding heme o synthase has translation MSDATAARPRATWRDYVTLTKPKVISLLLATTVGAMFVAAGGWPGTLTLLGLLVGGYMSAGAAGVYNMVYDRDIDVRMKRTASRPAVTGVVSTRDALIFAVALTIGSFVVIWAVSNLLAALLSWAGIAFYVLIYTMWLKRTTWQNIVIGGAAGAIPPLVGWAAVTGELSLLAWLLFALIFMWTPVHFWALALMIQDDYAAVGVPMAPSVIGERATVLQIVMYAVLTAVLTVVPFALQAFSVAYLLAALALNVVLALRVANLWNLARTGASIQKAQALPLYKYSMLYLALLFLSMALDRALFV, from the coding sequence ATGAGCGACGCGACCGCGGCGCGGCCGCGCGCCACCTGGCGGGACTACGTCACCCTGACCAAGCCGAAGGTCATCAGCCTTCTGCTGGCGACGACGGTGGGGGCGATGTTCGTCGCGGCCGGCGGCTGGCCGGGCACGCTGACGCTGCTGGGGCTCCTGGTGGGCGGCTACATGTCGGCCGGCGCCGCCGGGGTCTACAACATGGTCTACGACCGCGACATCGACGTGCGCATGAAGCGGACGGCCAGCCGGCCGGCGGTGACCGGCGTGGTGTCGACCCGCGACGCCTTGATCTTCGCCGTCGCGCTCACGATCGGGTCGTTCGTCGTCATCTGGGCGGTATCGAACCTGCTCGCGGCGTTGTTGTCGTGGGCCGGCATCGCCTTCTACGTGCTGATCTACACCATGTGGCTCAAGCGCACGACGTGGCAGAACATCGTGATCGGGGGCGCGGCCGGCGCCATCCCGCCGCTCGTGGGGTGGGCCGCCGTCACGGGCGAGTTGAGCCTCCTGGCGTGGTTGCTGTTCGCGCTCATCTTCATGTGGACGCCCGTCCACTTCTGGGCGTTGGCGTTGATGATCCAGGACGACTACGCCGCGGTCGGCGTGCCGATGGCGCCGTCGGTGATCGGCGAGCGGGCGACGGTCCTGCAGATCGTCATGTACGCCGTCCTGACCGCCGTCCTGACGGTCGTCCCCTTCGCGCTGCAGGCGTTCTCGGTGGCCTACCTGCTGGCCGCCCTCGCGCTGAACGTCGTGCTGGCGTTGCGCGTCGCGAATTTGTGGAACCTGGCGCGGACCGGGGCGTCGATCCAGAAGGCGCAGGCGCTGCCGCTGTACAAGTACTCGATGCTGTACCTGGCGTTGCTCTTCCTCTCGATGGCGCTCGACCGCGCGCTCTTCGTCTGA
- a CDS encoding COX15/CtaA family protein, with translation MRRLAPSLPTLAWIALAANLVVILQGAVVRITHSGAGCGRHWPLCNGEVIPLAPTLETSIEFGHRLLSLVVLVIGTWLLVRAFRARREMPGTFAFATASFVFLIIEALLGALTVLWGLTADNASVERGLMVASHLVNSMLLVGALSGTVWYATGRGVWPLRLRRQGVLGTTLAVAFGGMLLLMFSGGIAAMGNTMFPSASLAEGLAADFDPNSHPLIRLRILHPLIAVTVGIYLFVSLGFGWWLKPAPEARGPARALLGTYLTQLGIGTFNLALLAPVALQLLHLGVSVLAFGLLTVTAVAMLGSATETRAARPLRRSTLENAG, from the coding sequence ATGAGGCGCCTCGCTCCCTCCCTGCCGACCCTCGCGTGGATCGCGCTCGCCGCCAACCTGGTGGTCATCCTCCAGGGGGCGGTCGTGCGCATCACCCACAGCGGAGCCGGGTGCGGCCGCCACTGGCCGCTCTGCAACGGCGAGGTGATCCCCCTCGCCCCGACCCTGGAAACGTCGATCGAGTTCGGGCACCGGCTGTTGAGTCTCGTGGTGTTGGTGATCGGCACCTGGTTGCTCGTCAGGGCGTTCCGCGCGCGCCGCGAGATGCCGGGGACGTTCGCGTTCGCCACGGCGTCGTTCGTCTTTTTGATCATCGAGGCGCTCCTCGGGGCGCTCACGGTCCTGTGGGGCCTCACCGCCGACAACGCCAGCGTCGAGCGCGGGTTGATGGTCGCCAGCCACCTGGTGAACAGCATGCTGCTCGTCGGGGCGCTGTCGGGGACCGTCTGGTACGCCACCGGGCGGGGCGTCTGGCCGTTGCGCCTGCGCCGGCAGGGGGTGCTGGGCACCACCCTCGCGGTCGCGTTCGGCGGGATGCTGCTGTTGATGTTCAGCGGGGGGATCGCGGCGATGGGGAACACGATGTTCCCGAGCGCCTCGCTGGCGGAGGGCCTGGCCGCCGACTTCGACCCGAACTCGCACCCGCTGATCCGCCTCCGCATCCTCCACCCCCTGATCGCGGTGACGGTCGGGATCTACCTGTTCGTCTCGCTCGGGTTCGGGTGGTGGTTGAAGCCGGCGCCCGAGGCGCGCGGGCCGGCCCGCGCGCTGTTGGGGACGTACCTGACGCAGTTGGGGATCGGGACCTTCAACCTGGCGTTGCTCGCGCCGGTGGCGCTGCAGCTCCTGCACCTCGGCGTGTCGGTCCTCGCGTTCGGGCTGTTGACCGTCACCGCCGTCGCGATGCTGGGGTCGGCGACCGAGACCCGCGCGGCGCGTCCGCTGCGCCGCTCGACGCTGGAGAACGCCGGATGA
- the pyrH gene encoding UMP kinase → MKRALLKLSGEFLAGEQRFGVAPDATRALASEIAAAHAAGVQLAVVVGAGNFWRGAKQGSGMDPATADYVGMLATVMNAVVFQDALEAQGVDTRVMSAISMQEVAEPYIRRRALRHLEKGRVVIFGGGTGNPFFTTDTAAALRALEIDADAVVMAKNAVDGVYDADPNVDPTARRYATLSYLDVLNQDLGVMDATAVSLCMDRDLPIHVFDVFAEGALPRLLAGEDVGTRIAAGLEARRADA, encoded by the coding sequence ATGAAGCGGGCACTCCTGAAGCTCTCCGGCGAGTTCCTCGCCGGCGAGCAACGCTTCGGGGTGGCGCCCGACGCCACCCGCGCCCTCGCGAGCGAGATCGCCGCGGCGCACGCCGCCGGCGTCCAGCTCGCCGTCGTCGTCGGCGCGGGGAACTTCTGGCGGGGCGCGAAACAGGGGTCCGGCATGGACCCCGCCACCGCCGACTACGTCGGCATGCTCGCGACGGTCATGAACGCCGTCGTGTTCCAGGACGCCCTCGAAGCGCAAGGGGTCGACACGCGCGTCATGTCGGCGATCAGCATGCAGGAGGTCGCCGAACCCTACATCCGCCGCCGCGCGCTCCGGCACCTCGAGAAGGGCCGGGTCGTGATCTTCGGTGGGGGAACCGGCAACCCGTTCTTCACGACCGACACCGCCGCCGCGCTCCGCGCCCTGGAGATCGACGCCGACGCGGTCGTGATGGCCAAGAACGCCGTGGACGGCGTCTACGACGCCGACCCGAACGTCGACCCGACCGCGCGGCGCTACGCGACGTTGTCCTACCTCGACGTCCTCAACCAGGACCTGGGCGTCATGGACGCGACCGCCGTCAGCCTCTGCATGGACCGCGACCTGCCGATCCACGTCTTCGACGTCTTCGCCGAGGGCGCCCTGCCGCGCCTGCTGGCGGGCGAGGACGTCGGGACCCGCATCGCGGCCGGCCTCGAGGCGCGCCGCGCCGACGCCTGA
- a CDS encoding phosphatidate cytidylyltransferase, with product MTRRAPTAWPRSARVASGWVAFVALLVVVWLGTPAIAPIVLGLGVVGILEYAAMLRLRGLLVHRTTLLAFAVLVLPSALAWGEAGGALRLLAPGREALLLAFALALFVLALRRPHQESLTTVAHTLLGLVWIPLFLSYGLDVRALDVVGHGAALLVVLSIVAADVGGYLAGHRWGRRPMAPRLSPDKSVEGAIGGLVLAAVTAPVAMTIVEARGAVAPLHGAGAVAFGVAVAAAAQLGDLAESLFKRWVGVKDTGLFLPGHGGVLDRIDSHLFGIPAGYLLLRLLGIA from the coding sequence GTGACCCGGCGAGCGCCGACCGCCTGGCCCCGATCGGCCCGCGTGGCGTCGGGGTGGGTCGCGTTCGTCGCGCTCCTCGTCGTCGTGTGGCTCGGGACCCCCGCCATCGCGCCGATCGTGCTCGGTCTCGGCGTCGTCGGGATCCTCGAGTACGCCGCCATGCTGCGCCTCCGCGGCCTGCTGGTGCACCGCACCACCCTCCTCGCCTTCGCCGTCCTGGTGCTGCCCTCCGCCCTCGCCTGGGGGGAGGCGGGCGGCGCCCTCCGCCTCCTCGCCCCCGGCCGCGAAGCGCTGCTGCTGGCGTTCGCCCTCGCCCTGTTCGTGCTCGCGCTGCGGCGACCCCACCAGGAGTCGCTGACCACCGTCGCGCACACCCTCCTCGGGCTCGTCTGGATCCCGCTGTTCCTCAGTTACGGCCTCGACGTGCGCGCCCTCGACGTCGTCGGGCACGGCGCGGCGTTGCTGGTGGTCCTGTCGATCGTCGCGGCGGACGTCGGCGGGTACCTCGCCGGCCACCGCTGGGGACGCCGCCCGATGGCGCCCCGCCTCAGTCCCGACAAGAGCGTCGAGGGCGCCATCGGCGGGCTCGTGCTCGCCGCCGTCACCGCCCCGGTCGCCATGACGATCGTGGAGGCGCGCGGCGCGGTCGCGCCCCTGCACGGGGCGGGCGCCGTCGCGTTCGGGGTGGCCGTCGCCGCCGCCGCTCAACTCGGCGACCTCGCCGAAAGCCTCTTCAAACGCTGGGTCGGCGTGAAGGACACCGGCCTGTTCCTCCCCGGGCACGGCGGGGTCCTCGACCGCATCGATTCGCACCTGTTCGGCATCCCCGCCGGGTACCTGCTGCTACGCCTCCTCGGGATCGCCTGA
- a CDS encoding SURF1 family protein, which yields MRDLLAPRLWPWHLLVAFVFALFVTLGFWQLARHGQLQERNARLEARLDAPTLPLPERLDGLDPDAPPGAPTNARYRPTRVEGVLLPEHEVLLRGRAYEERPGFHVLTPLRLDAATTAALGVRAGTLLLVNRGWIPFQTDDPVLPPWDAPSGRVAVAGWLEPEADPPTGFLSGLAPRDPSDGPLERIARADVDRLAAQMPAPLLPYVLVAERLAPAGAGAPARTDGDVQEVRTGVDGWVALPVRVPTPEPEGGPHLSYALQWWSFALIGVVGYAFLLRERLRPRS from the coding sequence GTGCGGGACCTCCTCGCGCCTCGCCTCTGGCCGTGGCACCTCCTCGTCGCCTTCGTCTTCGCCCTGTTCGTGACGCTCGGCTTCTGGCAGCTGGCGCGCCACGGGCAGTTGCAGGAACGCAACGCCCGCCTCGAGGCGCGCCTCGACGCCCCGACCCTGCCCCTCCCCGAACGCCTCGACGGCCTCGATCCCGACGCGCCCCCCGGCGCACCCACGAACGCCCGCTACCGCCCCACCCGCGTGGAGGGCGTGTTGCTGCCCGAACACGAGGTGCTGCTGCGCGGCCGCGCGTACGAGGAACGCCCCGGCTTCCACGTCCTCACGCCGCTACGCCTCGACGCCGCCACCACCGCGGCGCTCGGCGTGCGGGCCGGCACGCTCCTGCTCGTCAACCGCGGGTGGATCCCCTTCCAGACCGACGACCCGGTCCTCCCGCCGTGGGACGCGCCGTCGGGGCGGGTGGCGGTCGCCGGCTGGTTGGAGCCGGAGGCCGACCCCCCGACCGGCTTCCTGTCGGGCCTCGCCCCGCGCGACCCGAGCGACGGGCCGCTCGAGCGGATCGCGCGCGCCGACGTCGATCGCCTCGCGGCGCAGATGCCGGCCCCCCTGCTGCCGTACGTCCTCGTCGCCGAGCGCCTCGCCCCGGCCGGCGCCGGAGCGCCGGCCCGGACCGACGGCGACGTGCAGGAGGTCCGCACCGGCGTCGACGGGTGGGTGGCGCTCCCGGTCCGCGTACCGACCCCCGAGCCGGAGGGGGGACCGCACCTCTCCTACGCCCTGCAGTGGTGGAGTTTCGCGCTGATCGGCGTCGTCGGGTACGCCTTCCTGCTCCGCGAGCGGCTGCGCCCGCGGAGCTGA
- the tsf gene encoding translation elongation factor Ts, which yields MAVSMESIKELRAMTGAGMMDVKKTLEETDGDLEKAASLLRERGIAKAEKKADRAATEGLIGTYVHHNGKIGVMVELNCETDFVARNEQFQQLARDLAIHVAMANPAARSREDLDAAVVDAEREALRAEAKAEGKPDEIVERMVEGRMNKYFAETVLLEQPFVKDEEKTVEALIKEAVATIGENIQVGAFHRIAIGE from the coding sequence ATGGCCGTGAGCATGGAAAGCATCAAGGAGCTGCGCGCGATGACCGGCGCCGGCATGATGGACGTCAAGAAGACCCTCGAGGAGACCGACGGCGACCTCGAGAAGGCCGCGAGCCTCCTGCGCGAGCGCGGCATCGCCAAGGCGGAAAAGAAGGCCGACCGCGCGGCCACCGAGGGCCTCATCGGAACGTACGTGCACCACAACGGCAAGATCGGCGTGATGGTGGAACTCAACTGCGAGACCGACTTCGTCGCCCGCAACGAACAGTTCCAGCAGCTCGCCCGCGACCTGGCGATCCACGTCGCGATGGCGAACCCCGCCGCCCGCTCCCGCGAGGACCTCGACGCGGCCGTCGTCGACGCCGAACGCGAAGCGCTCCGCGCCGAAGCGAAGGCGGAGGGCAAGCCCGACGAGATCGTCGAGCGCATGGTCGAGGGACGCATGAACAAGTACTTCGCCGAAACCGTCCTGCTCGAACAGCCGTTCGTGAAGGACGAGGAGAAGACCGTCGAGGCGTTGATCAAGGAGGCGGTCGCCACGATCGGCGAGAACATCCAGGTCGGCGCCTTCCACCGGATCGCCATCGGCGAGTGA
- the rpsB gene encoding 30S ribosomal protein S2 — protein MSYLGMKQLLEAGVHFGHETKRWNPKMKRYIFAERNGIFIIDLQKTLVESEKAFDYLKDLAARGGTILFVGTKKQAQEILAAEAKRCGMPFINERWLGGLLTNFRTIRTRVERLKTLEAMFEDESILRYNKKEQIDLGKELQRLQRYLGGIRDMSRLPDALFIVDPTKEAIAANEANKLDVPVVALADTDSDPDVLDYIVPGNDDAIRSIQLVTARLADAIIEVKGGTDAAPAEDGEAAPAAPTATPGETLPAPMSASERAIQAAATAGSAPADSGEPDASQDVATETAAAPAEPAPAEPAASEAAASEPPAAEEATSEAAPADEAAPADDAEKA, from the coding sequence ATGTCCTACCTCGGTATGAAACAACTCCTCGAGGCCGGCGTCCACTTCGGCCACGAGACCAAGCGCTGGAACCCGAAGATGAAGCGCTACATCTTCGCCGAGCGCAACGGCATCTTCATCATCGACCTGCAGAAGACGCTGGTCGAGTCGGAGAAGGCGTTCGACTACCTCAAGGACCTCGCGGCGCGGGGCGGCACGATCCTGTTCGTCGGCACGAAGAAGCAGGCGCAGGAGATCCTCGCCGCCGAAGCCAAGCGCTGCGGCATGCCCTTCATCAACGAACGCTGGCTCGGCGGGCTGCTGACCAACTTCCGGACCATCCGGACCCGCGTCGAGCGCCTCAAGACCCTCGAAGCGATGTTCGAGGACGAGTCGATCCTGCGCTACAACAAGAAGGAACAGATCGACCTCGGCAAGGAACTGCAGCGGCTGCAGCGCTACCTGGGCGGCATCCGCGACATGAGTCGCCTCCCCGACGCGCTGTTCATCGTCGATCCCACCAAGGAAGCGATCGCCGCGAACGAAGCGAACAAGCTCGACGTCCCCGTCGTCGCCCTCGCCGACACCGACAGCGACCCCGACGTCCTCGACTACATCGTGCCGGGCAACGACGACGCGATCCGCTCGATCCAGCTCGTCACCGCCCGCCTCGCCGACGCGATCATCGAGGTCAAGGGCGGCACCGACGCCGCCCCCGCCGAGGACGGCGAGGCCGCGCCCGCCGCCCCCACCGCGACCCCGGGCGAAACGCTGCCCGCCCCGATGTCCGCGTCCGAACGCGCCATCCAAGCGGCCGCGACCGCCGGCTCCGCGCCGGCCGACAGCGGCGAGCCGGACGCCAGCCAGGACGTCGCGACCGAAACGGCGGCCGCCCCGGCCGAACCCGCCCCCGCCGAACCCGCCGCGAGCGAAGCCGCCGCAAGCGAACCTCCGGCGGCCGAGGAAGCCACGAGCGAGGCCGCGCCCGCCGACGAGGCCGCGCCGGCCGACGACGCGGAGAAGGCCTGA
- a CDS encoding glutamine--tRNA ligase/YqeY domain fusion protein yields MDEGARSRIPRDDERTVAPNFVTAAVDRDLESGRVDRVVTRFPPEPNGYLHIGHAKAICLDFGVAEDYGGVTYLRLDDTNPIQEDPAFVEAIQRDVAWLGFQWIDVRHASDYFGRLYELARTLIRRGEAYVDGQDLDTIRATRGTVTTPGTPSPDRDRPPEESLALFDAMRRGEHPEGAYVLRAKIDMASPNMILRDPVLYRILHAAHHRTGDAWHVYPMYDFAHPLSDAIEGVTHSLCTLEFENNRAIYDWLVERLFDEPVPRQYEFNRLELDHTVVSKRKLAPLVEQGRVDGWDDPRLPTLAALRRRGVTPDAIRDFVNRIGVTKTNARTDLGLLEASIRDDLNAKAPRVMAVLDPVPLAIDGLDASDLGTRDAPLWPHDVPREGQRPLPLARDVWIERGDVTRDPPKGWKRFAPGAVVRLRHGPVVRCDRVDVDADGRVTAVHGTAVDPGADDVRVAGVVHWVAQGTAKPATFHLIDRLFATANPNDDDRPVAEKVDPGALEIRRGVVEPYVLDADPATRWQFERQGYFWRDPKAPDDGPPVFLRIVTLKDGWAKTKADAPAPRRAPRPA; encoded by the coding sequence ATGGACGAAGGCGCCCGCAGCCGCATCCCCCGCGACGACGAGCGCACCGTCGCGCCGAACTTCGTCACCGCCGCCGTCGACCGCGACCTCGAAAGCGGTCGCGTGGACCGCGTCGTGACGCGCTTCCCGCCGGAACCCAACGGCTACCTGCACATCGGGCACGCGAAGGCGATCTGCCTCGATTTCGGGGTGGCGGAGGACTACGGCGGCGTGACGTACCTCCGCCTGGACGATACGAACCCCATCCAGGAGGACCCGGCGTTCGTCGAGGCGATCCAGCGCGACGTCGCCTGGCTCGGCTTCCAGTGGATCGACGTGCGCCACGCCAGCGACTACTTCGGCCGCCTCTACGAGCTCGCACGCACCCTGATCCGCCGGGGCGAGGCGTACGTCGACGGGCAGGACCTCGACACGATCCGCGCGACCCGCGGCACCGTCACGACCCCCGGCACGCCCAGCCCCGACCGCGACCGACCGCCCGAGGAGAGCCTCGCGTTGTTCGACGCGATGCGCCGCGGCGAGCACCCCGAGGGCGCGTACGTCCTGCGCGCCAAGATCGACATGGCCAGCCCGAACATGATCCTGCGCGACCCGGTCCTCTACCGGATCCTGCACGCGGCGCACCACCGCACCGGGGACGCCTGGCACGTCTACCCGATGTACGACTTCGCGCACCCCCTCTCCGACGCGATCGAGGGGGTCACGCACAGCCTCTGCACCCTCGAGTTCGAGAACAACCGCGCGATCTACGACTGGCTCGTCGAACGCCTCTTCGACGAACCCGTCCCCCGGCAGTACGAGTTCAACCGCCTCGAGCTGGACCACACCGTCGTCAGCAAACGCAAGCTCGCCCCGCTCGTGGAGCAGGGGCGCGTCGACGGCTGGGACGACCCCCGCCTCCCGACCCTCGCGGCGTTGCGTCGGCGGGGGGTGACGCCCGACGCGATCCGCGACTTCGTGAACCGCATCGGGGTCACCAAGACGAACGCGCGCACCGACCTGGGGCTGCTCGAGGCGTCGATCCGCGACGACCTCAACGCCAAGGCGCCGCGCGTCATGGCGGTCCTCGATCCCGTCCCCCTCGCCATCGACGGCCTCGACGCCAGCGACCTCGGGACGCGCGACGCGCCGTTGTGGCCGCACGACGTCCCGCGCGAAGGCCAGCGACCGCTACCGCTCGCGCGCGACGTGTGGATCGAACGCGGCGACGTGACGCGCGACCCGCCCAAGGGCTGGAAACGGTTCGCGCCCGGCGCCGTCGTCCGCCTCCGGCACGGACCGGTCGTGCGCTGCGACCGCGTCGACGTGGACGCAGACGGGCGCGTGACGGCGGTGCACGGCACCGCCGTCGACCCCGGCGCGGACGACGTCCGGGTGGCCGGCGTCGTGCACTGGGTGGCGCAGGGGACGGCGAAGCCGGCGACCTTCCACCTGATCGACCGGCTGTTCGCCACCGCGAACCCGAACGACGACGACCGGCCCGTCGCGGAGAAGGTCGACCCCGGCGCCCTCGAGATCCGCCGCGGCGTCGTCGAACCGTACGTCCTGGACGCCGACCCCGCCACCCGCTGGCAGTTCGAGCGGCAGGGCTACTTCTGGCGCGACCCGAAGGCGCCCGACGACGGCCCGCCGGTCTTCCTGCGCATCGTGACCCTGAAGGACGGCTGGGCGAAGACGAAGGCGGACGCCCCCGCCCCCCGCCGCGCCCCACGTCCCGCC
- a CDS encoding DMT family transporter, whose translation MPDSNRRAALLLVLAVTFWAGNFLVGRAVRGDVPPVTLAFGRWVGASLLLAPFALRGAWRARAALWEGRGVVLALSALGVAAFNTFLYVGLQTTTALNAFLLQAGIPVLIVVLGAVAFREALPATRVAGLAVSLAGAAWVILEGDPARLATLEVARGDLWVLAAVASYAGYSVLLRRRPDVPGVPFAFATFVVGSLVLAPFWALEARVEPFEPGPEALGAWAYVAVFPSILSYVAFNRGVAILGSARAGPYLHLLPVLGSVGAVALLGERFAAHHAVGVTLVALGIALATRPARGSGDPEEA comes from the coding sequence GTGCCCGACTCGAACCGTCGCGCCGCGCTGTTGCTCGTCCTCGCCGTCACCTTCTGGGCGGGGAACTTCCTGGTGGGGCGGGCGGTGCGCGGCGACGTTCCGCCCGTCACGTTGGCGTTCGGGCGTTGGGTGGGCGCCAGCCTCCTGCTCGCGCCGTTCGCGCTGCGCGGCGCCTGGCGGGCGCGGGCCGCGCTGTGGGAGGGTCGCGGCGTCGTCCTGGCGTTGTCGGCGCTCGGGGTCGCGGCGTTCAACACGTTCCTGTACGTCGGTCTGCAGACCACGACCGCCCTGAACGCCTTCTTGTTGCAGGCCGGCATTCCGGTCCTCATCGTGGTGTTGGGGGCGGTCGCGTTCCGCGAGGCGTTGCCCGCGACCCGCGTCGCGGGGTTGGCGGTGTCGTTGGCGGGGGCGGCGTGGGTGATCCTCGAGGGGGACCCGGCCCGCCTCGCGACGCTCGAGGTGGCGCGCGGCGACCTGTGGGTGCTCGCGGCGGTCGCGAGCTACGCCGGCTACTCGGTGCTGTTGCGCCGCCGCCCCGACGTGCCGGGCGTCCCCTTCGCCTTCGCGACGTTCGTGGTCGGTTCGCTGGTGTTGGCGCCGTTCTGGGCGCTGGAGGCCCGCGTGGAGCCGTTCGAGCCCGGTCCCGAGGCGCTCGGGGCGTGGGCGTACGTGGCGGTCTTCCCGTCGATCCTGTCGTACGTGGCGTTCAACCGGGGCGTCGCGATCCTCGGGTCCGCGCGGGCGGGGCCGTACCTGCACCTGTTGCCGGTGCTGGGCAGCGTCGGCGCCGTCGCGCTCCTCGGGGAGCGCTTCGCTGCGCACCACGCGGTGGGGGTGACGCTCGTCGCGCTCGGCATCGCGCTGGCGACGCGACCGGCGCGCGGCTCAGGCGATCCCGAGGAGGCGTAG